The following coding sequences lie in one Eschrichtius robustus isolate mEscRob2 chromosome 10, mEscRob2.pri, whole genome shotgun sequence genomic window:
- the TUSC1 gene encoding tumor suppressor candidate gene 1 protein, translating into MWRMRGGATRRGSCGGGDSRGQGRPGRVRGGGGSGGWRGRAGGARQQLEERFADLAASHLEAIRARDERDRQNARLREENARLRLENRRLKRENRSLFRQALRLPGEGDDGAYAEAARATPGPEEASTNRRARGGGPEDEQGSPRALRARLEKLEAMYRRALMQLHVEQRGPRPRGDKEEPCPRRPDSGQRTPEPEPEPSEPWL; encoded by the coding sequence ATGTGGCGCATGCGTGGTGGCGCCACCAGGCGCGGGAGCTGCGGCGGAGGGGACAGCCGCGGGCAGGGCCGCCCGGGCCGCGTTCGTGGGGGTGGCGGCAGCGGGGGCTGGCGAGGCCGCGCGGGCGGCGCCCGACAGCAGCTGGAGGAGCGGTTCGCCGACTTGGCAGCGAGCCACCTAGAGGCCATCCGCGCGCGGGACGAGCGGGACCGACAGAACGCGCGGCTGCGTGAGGAGAACGCCCGACTGAGGCTCGAGAACCGGCGGCTGAAGCGCGAGAACCGCAGCCTCTTCCGTCAGGCCTTGCGGCTCCCCGGCGAGGGTGATGACGGGGCGTACGCGGAGGCGGCGAGGGCGACCCCGGGCCCCGAGGAGGCCAGCACGAACAGGAGGGCTAGGGGCGGCGGCCCCGAGGACGAGCAGGGCAGCCCCAGGGCCCTGAGAGCCCGGCTTGAGAAGCTGGAGGCCATGTACCGCCGGGCCCTGATGCAGTTGCACGTCGAACAGCGGGGGCCGCGCCCGCGTGGGGACAAGGAGGAGCCCTGTCCACGCAGACCCGACTCAGGCCAGCGAACCCCGGAGCCGGAGCCCGAGCCATCGGAACCCTGGCTGTAG